TAAAGTTTTTCAGCTAAGAGCGATAAAACCGCAAATTGGCTTAAGTTGCGATATTATAGTTGGCTTCCCGGGGGAAGACCAAGAGAGATTTGAAAATACAGTAGCATTTTTAAAGCGTCTTGAGCCGATGCGAATGCATATATTTAGTTTTTCACCCCGCGAGGGGACTAAATTTTCTAAACTAAGTTTAACCAATCAGAAAGAGACTAAGCTTCGGTTTGACGCCTTAAGAAAACTTGCTGATCAGTTTTCCTTTAAATATGCGCAGAAGTTTTTAGGAGAAGAGCTTGAAGTGGTTATCGAAGAAAAGAGTCGAGGTTTTGCTTGCGGATATACTGAAAATTATATTAAGGTTTATATAAAAGATGAAGTTTCTTTGGGGGATATTATTCGAGTGAGAATAGAGGAAATCAAAAATAATAAGGTTTTTGCCCATGCGTCTTAATCTTTATATTGCTAAATCCGGTATAGCTAGCCGGAGATCTGCCGATCAGTTAGTCTCCTCGGGCAAAGTCACAATAAATGATTGTCGAGTTGATAAACCATTTATTAAAGTCAGAGACAATGATCAAGTCAGGGTTTCTGGTGAGTTAATAAAATTAAAAGAGTATAGTTATCTTCTATTTAACAAACCTAAAGGTGTAACAACGACGCTTAGCGATAGGTTTGCTAACAAGACGGTAGTTGATTTTATTCCTAAAAAGTATCACGGGTTGTATCCAGTCGGCAGATTGGACAAGAATTCTCACGGCTTGCTTATCCTTACCAATGATGGCGATTTTTGCTATAAGCTAACTCATCCGAAATTTTCAGTAGAGAAAGAATATCTTATCAAGTTAAGAGGAGCATTAAAATTCCCTGATCGACAAAAAGCAAAGCAGGGTGTTAGAGACGCAGGCGATCTATTAAAAGTTAAGAAAATAATGATGCTAAGTAGAGATAAGGAAAATACTCTTTGTAAGGTTATAATCTCTGAAGGCAAGAAAAGGCATTTGAGAAGGTTATTTAAACAGTTGGGTTACCGGGTGCTAGATTTAAAGAGAGTAAGAGTGGGTGGCTTAGTTATCGGTAGTTTAAAGACAGGCAAATATAGAATATTGGCCGAAGCTGAGCTAGAAAAGGCATTGGCTGGGTGAGAAATAGCTTGAAAATTAACCTTAAGATGTTAGGATAAGTACCTATGACAGTTCCAATAACAGCAGTAATAATTAGTAAAAATGAGGCTGAGCGAATAAAGGATTGTCTTGAGTCAGTGGCTAGTTGGGCTCAGGAAATAATTTTAGTTGACGATGAAAGTAGTGACCAAACTCGTCAGATCGCCGCAAACTATACCGATAAGATACTGGTTCGTAAAATGGAGGTTGAAGGCAAACATCGTAATTGGGCTTATGCTCAGAGCTCAAATGATTGGGTTTTAAGTTTAGATGCTGACGAGCGTTTAACCCCCGAGCTTAAGGCTGAGATTGAGGTAGTTTTTGATCAGCTTACCGATGAGGTTGCTTTTACTATTCCTAGAAAGAACTTTCTTGGTGATTATTGGTTGCGTTGGGCCGGTCAGTACCCTTCAGCCCAGCTAAAACTTTTTAAAAAGAGTAAGTTTAAATGGGAGGAGGTTGAAGTCCATCCAAGAGCTTTTTTAAAAGGTAAAACTACGCCGCTTAAAGAACCACTTCTGCACTATACTTATCGTGATTTTGGGGATTTTTTAAAAAAATTAAATAACCAAACTACACTTGAGGCAAAAAAATGGTTTGATGTTTATAAAGCTGACCCTAAGAAAGCAAATTACAAAATGAACTTAACCCATGCTTTGTGGCGTTACAACGATCGTTTTTTTCGTGCTTATTTGAGAAAAAAGGGTTGGCGAGATGGTTTTAGGGGATTTATGGTTTCTTTTTTTGCAGCCTTGTATCAGATAATTTCTTATGCTAAATATTGGGAAATAAAGAATCGGTTTAATCAAAATAAATGAAACCAATAGTCTTTATTGATCGCGATGGCGTAATCAATGAATACCCCGGTCATGGAAATTACGTAACCAGCAAGCAGGAGTTTAGATTCATTCCCGGAAGCCTTGAAGCGATTCGTAAGTTTAGCGAAGAAGGATTTAAGCTTTACGTGGTTTCTAATCAAGCCGGAGTTGCTAAAGGTTTGTATGCTCAGAAGGACTTAGATGAAATAAATGCAAAAATACTGCAGTCAGTCGAAAAAATTGGCGGGAATATTTCTGGTATTTATTATTGTACCCATCTTCCTGGCGATGATTGTGATTGCCGGAAACCTAAAACCGGTCTTTTAAAGAAAGCCCAGGAAGATAGCTTTATGATTTGCGATAAGTCAATATTTATTGGCGATTCATTTATGGACATGGAAGCTGCCCGCAATTTTGGAGCAAAATCAGTTTTGGTCCTTTCCGGAAGAGAGAAAATAGCTAATCGTGATAATTGGAAATTTGAACCGGATTATGTATTTGATAATCTTCTTTTGGCCGCACATTATTTAATTTCTCATTATGCCTAAAACTATAGTTATTTATGCCAGCTTTGGACATGGCCATAAAATGGCTGCTCAAGCTTTAGGCAAGGTGCTTGATGCTCCGGTTTGCGATTTATTAAGTTTCTGCTCACCTTTTATTGGCAAGATTTATTCCGGATTGTATAGTTTTATAAGCCATCATTT
Above is a window of Candidatus Omnitrophota bacterium DNA encoding:
- a CDS encoding rRNA pseudouridine synthase, whose product is MRLNLYIAKSGIASRRSADQLVSSGKVTINDCRVDKPFIKVRDNDQVRVSGELIKLKEYSYLLFNKPKGVTTTLSDRFANKTVVDFIPKKYHGLYPVGRLDKNSHGLLILTNDGDFCYKLTHPKFSVEKEYLIKLRGALKFPDRQKAKQGVRDAGDLLKVKKIMMLSRDKENTLCKVIISEGKKRHLRRLFKQLGYRVLDLKRVRVGGLVIGSLKTGKYRILAEAELEKALAG
- a CDS encoding HAD-IIIA family hydrolase, producing MKPIVFIDRDGVINEYPGHGNYVTSKQEFRFIPGSLEAIRKFSEEGFKLYVVSNQAGVAKGLYAQKDLDEINAKILQSVEKIGGNISGIYYCTHLPGDDCDCRKPKTGLLKKAQEDSFMICDKSIFIGDSFMDMEAARNFGAKSVLVLSGREKIANRDNWKFEPDYVFDNLLLAAHYLISHYA
- a CDS encoding glycosyltransferase family 2 protein — translated: MTVPITAVIISKNEAERIKDCLESVASWAQEIILVDDESSDQTRQIAANYTDKILVRKMEVEGKHRNWAYAQSSNDWVLSLDADERLTPELKAEIEVVFDQLTDEVAFTIPRKNFLGDYWLRWAGQYPSAQLKLFKKSKFKWEEVEVHPRAFLKGKTTPLKEPLLHYTYRDFGDFLKKLNNQTTLEAKKWFDVYKADPKKANYKMNLTHALWRYNDRFFRAYLRKKGWRDGFRGFMVSFFAALYQIISYAKYWEIKNRFNQNK